The genome window GCCGCCGCGGAGATCATGCCGCGCTTCCGGCAGCTCGCCGCGCACGAGATCGACGAGAAGAGCGGCCCGCACGACCTGGTGACCGACGCCGACCGCAAGGCCGAGCTGTATCTGACGGAGGCGCTCGCCGCGCTGCTGCCCGGCTCGGTCGTGGTCGGCGAGGAGGCGGTGCACGCCGATCCGGCGTCGTACGAGGCGATCCAGGGCGAAGCGCCGGTCTGGATCGTCGACCCGGTGGACGGCACCCGGCAGTTCGTGCGCGGCGAGCCCGGCTTCTGCACGCTCGTCGCCCTCGCCCAGGGCGGGGTCCTGCGCGCCTCCTGGACGTACGCACCCGCCCTCGACCGGCTCGCCGCGGCGATACGCGGCCAGGGGGCCACGCTCGACGGCGAGCCCCTGCGCGCCGGATCACCCGACCCCGGCCGTGACCTCGTCATCGCCACCTCCCATCCGGACTACACCACGGAGGAGCAGAAGCGGGCGCTGCTCGGCCTCTGGACGGACGGGGTGGCCCCGCGTGCCTGCGGCTCGGCCGGGCTGGAGTATCTCGCCGTCGCCGAGGGCCGGTTGGACGCGACCGCCTTCAGCTGGGAGGCGGCCTGGGACCACGCCGCCGGACTGCTGCTGGTCGAGGAGGCGGGCGGCGCCCACCTCACCCTGGCCGGCGAGCCCTTCCGGATAACCGGCGGCAACACCCTGCCGTTCACCACCGCCCGGGACGCGGCGACGGCCCGCCGGGTGGTGGGCCTGCTGTCCGGCGGAGCCTCAAGTGGAACTGGTGCGTCCGTGGGCGGGGTCTGAAGCGGAACCGGCGCGTCCGTGGGTGGGGCCCACCCTTCCCCAGGCCTGTCGGTGGCCGGGCATATCCTGAGCGCAGGTCTGTCGGCGGGCGGGGATTCCGCCGGCGACGCTTGGCCATCGGCTGACGAAGGGGTCCGGACGTGCCGTCGATGCTCGACGCGGTGGTGGTGGGGGCGGGGCCGAACGGCCTGACAGCTGCCGTGGAGCTGGCCCGCCGCGGCTTCTCCGTGGCCGTGTTCGAGGCGAAGGACACCGTGGGAGGGGGCGCCCGCACCGCGGAGCTGACCCTGCCCGGCTTCCACCACGACCCCTGCTCGGCCGCGCACCCGCTGGGCGTCAACTCGCCCGCGTTCAGGGCGATGCCGCTCCACCGGTACGGCCTGGAGTGGCTGCACGCCGAGCTGCCGATGGCGCACCCCTTCCTGGACGGCTCGGCGGCCGTGCTGGCGCGCTCGGTGGCGGAGACGGCCGCCTCCTTCGGACCGCGTGACGCGGGCGCGTACCGCAGGCTGGTCCAGCCGTTCCTGCCCAAGTGGGAGACGCTCGTCCGGGACTTCATGTCCCTGCCGCTGTCCGCACTGCCCCGCGACCCGGTCACCCTCGCCCGGTTCGGCCTGGTGGGGCTGCCGCCGTCCACATGGCTGATGCGCCGCTTCAAGGACGAGCGGGCCCAGGCGCTGTTCGCCGGGCTCGTCGCCCATGTCATCGCCCCGCTCGGCGGCCTCGCCACCGGCGCCGTCGGCCTGGTCTTCGCGCTGGCCGCGCACGCCGCCGGCTGGCCGGTCGCCCGGGGCGGCTCCCAGGCCATCTCCGACGCGCTCACCGCGTATCTGAAGGACCTCGGCGGCACCGTCCACACCGACTACGAGGTCAAGCGCCTCGACGACCTGCCGCCCGCCCGCGCGTACGTCTTCGACACCTCGCCCACCGCGCTGGCCAGGATCGCGGGCTTCGGCAACCA of Streptomyces phaeolivaceus contains these proteins:
- a CDS encoding inositol monophosphatase family protein — translated: MIEDNETIDEFLARHASDVEEAIRKAAAAEIMPRFRQLAAHEIDEKSGPHDLVTDADRKAELYLTEALAALLPGSVVVGEEAVHADPASYEAIQGEAPVWIVDPVDGTRQFVRGEPGFCTLVALAQGGVLRASWTYAPALDRLAAAIRGQGATLDGEPLRAGSPDPGRDLVIATSHPDYTTEEQKRALLGLWTDGVAPRACGSAGLEYLAVAEGRLDATAFSWEAAWDHAAGLLLVEEAGGAHLTLAGEPFRITGGNTLPFTTARDAATARRVVGLLSGGASSGTGASVGGV
- a CDS encoding phytoene desaturase family protein, with protein sequence MLDAVVVGAGPNGLTAAVELARRGFSVAVFEAKDTVGGGARTAELTLPGFHHDPCSAAHPLGVNSPAFRAMPLHRYGLEWLHAELPMAHPFLDGSAAVLARSVAETAASFGPRDAGAYRRLVQPFLPKWETLVRDFMSLPLSALPRDPVTLARFGLVGLPPSTWLMRRFKDERAQALFAGLVAHVIAPLGGLATGAVGLVFALAAHAAGWPVARGGSQAISDALTAYLKDLGGTVHTDYEVKRLDDLPPARAYVFDTSPTALARIAGFGNHYASYRYGASVFKLDYALDGPVPWTAEEARRAGTVQAGASRAEIGAALDAASRQGRAPDAPFLITVQPSLVDPGRAPEGKHVFWAYGHVPNGWTGDLTDAVERQLERFAPGFRDRVLARATAGPPELAAHNANYVGGDIACGAASGLQLLLRPKLSLFPYGTPHPAVFICSSATPPGPGVHGMSGHNAAKAVWRRLRQEA